A region of Anolis sagrei isolate rAnoSag1 chromosome 2, rAnoSag1.mat, whole genome shotgun sequence DNA encodes the following proteins:
- the SOCS3 gene encoding suppressor of cytokine signaling 3, protein MVTHRKFPSAAGMSHPLDTSLRLKTFSSKSEYQLVVNAVRKLQESGFYWSAVTGGQANLLLSAEPTGTFLIRDSSDQRHFFTLSVKTESGTKNLRIQCEGGSFSLQSDPHSSQPVPRFDCVLKLVRHYMPLPEHQPTVQHPGEVSRPKRAYYIYSGGEKIPLVLSRPLSSNVSTLQHLCRKTVNGHLDSYEKMTQLPGPIKEFLDQYDAPF, encoded by the coding sequence ATGGTCACCCACCGAAAGTTCCCCAGCGCCGCCGGGATGAGCCACCCGCTGGACACCAGCCTGCGCCTCAAGACCTTCAGCTCCAAGAGCGAGTACCAGCTGGTGGTCAACGCGGTGCGCAAGCTGCAGGAGAGTGGCTTCTACTGGAGCGCGGTGACAGGCGGGCAGGCCAACCTGCTGCTCAGCGCCGAGCCCACTGGCACCTTCCTCATCCGCGACAGCTCGGACCAGCGCCACTTCTTCACCCTCAGTGTCAAGACCGAGTCGGGCACCAAGAACCTGCGCATCCAGTGCGAGGGGGGCAGCTTCTCGCTCCAGAGCGACCCCCACAGCAGCCAACCTGTCCCCCGCTTTGACTGCGTCCTCAAGCTGGTCCGCCACTACATGCCGCTTCCCGAGCACCAGCCCACAGTGCAGCACCCCGGGGAGGTGTCGCGCCCCAAGCGGGCCTACTACATCTACTCCGGGGGAGAGAAGATCCCCTTGGTGCTGAGCCGCCCGCTCTCCTCCAACGTGTCCACCCTGCAGCACTTGTGCCGCAAGACGGTCAACGGGCACTTGGACTCCTACGAGAAGATGACCCAGCTCCCGGGTCCCATCAAGGAATTCCTGGACCAGTACGACGCACCTTTCTGA